A window of the Acipenser ruthenus chromosome 30, fAciRut3.2 maternal haplotype, whole genome shotgun sequence genome harbors these coding sequences:
- the LOC131702702 gene encoding zinc finger protein OZF-like → MDSVEMESVHIKEELCEMQCDCCLMEVSDIKAEHSELQIPQTEEPLFVKQEDVLEIKQEPLDVESDHMKPGKEESEDFKPNIPELEPVHLWECSVVLERICVREQGSGKEDKRSHSECSLAGSSPAAKMRCCGEYPDSGKGFTQLGHFKKRQPIPTEEKPYYCSDCGKSFRRSENLRTHQRIHTGEKPYLCSDCGKSFSRSHSLHSHQRIHTGEKPYLCSDCGKSFSRSHSLHSHQLIHTGEKPYLCSDCGKCFKQSGDLERHQRIHTGEKPYLCSDCGKGFKQSGDLERHQRIHTGEKPYLCSDCGKCFKQSGDLVRHKRIHTGEKPYLCSDCGKSFSRSHSLESHQRIHTGEKPYRCSDCGKGFRDSGDLKKHQRIHRREKPYLCSDCGKSFRVKHNLLTHQRIHKGEKPYLCSDCGKSFRVKNNLLTHQRIHTGEKPYLCSDCGKSFRVKHNLLTHQRIHTGEKPYLCSDCGKSFRVKHNLLTHQRIHTGEKPYLCSDCGKSFSRSHSLESHQRIHTGEKPYRCSDCGKGFRDSGDLKKHQRIHRREKP, encoded by the exons atggacagtgtggagatggaatctgtccatattaaagaggagctctgtgagatgcaatgtgactgCTGTCTGATGGAGGTATCCgacattaaagctgagcacagtgAATTgcagatcccccagacagaagaaccccttttTGTTAAACAAGAAGATGTGTTGGaaattaaacaggagcccctggACGTAGAGTCTGACCACAtgaaaccagggaaggaagaatccgaggacttcaaaccaaacatccctgagctggagcctgtacacCTGTGGGAGTGTagtgtggtgctggagagaatctgtgtgagagagcaaggTTCTGGAAAGGAAGACAAGCGgtcacattcagaatgcagtctagcag gttccagtccagcagctaaaatGAGGTGctgtggagaatatcctgactctgggaaaggtttcacccagttagggcATTTTAAAAAACGCCAGCCAATTCCCACAGAAGAGAAACCCTAttattgctctgactgtgggaagagtttcagacgttCAGAAAACCTGAgaacacaccagagaattcacacaggcgagaaaccgtatctctgttctgactgtgggaagagtttcagtcggtcacaCAGCCTTCattcacaccagagaattcacacaggcgagaaaccgtatctctgttctgactgtgggaagagtttcagtcggtcacaCAGCCTTCATTcacaccagctaattcacacaggagagaaaccgtatctctgttctgactgtgggaagtgtttcAAGCAGTCAGGAGACCTTGAAAGACACCAAAgaattcacacaggcgagaaaccgtatctctgttctgactgtgggaagggtTTCAAGCAGTCAGGAGACCTTGAAAGACACCAAAgaattcacacaggcgagaaaccgtatctctgttctgactgtgggaagtgtttcAAGCAGTCAGGAGACCTTGTAAGACACAaaagaattcacacaggagagaaaccgtatctctgctctgactgtgggaagagttttagtcgGTCACACAGCCTTgaatcacaccagcgaattcacacaggagagaaaccgtatcgctgctctgactgtgggaagggtTTCAGAGATTCAGGagacctgaaaaaacaccagcgaattcacagaagagagaaaccgtatctctgttctgactgtgggaagagtttccgtgtTAAACACAACCTTctaacacaccagcgaattcacaaaggagagaaaccgtatctctgttctgactgtgggaagagtttccgtgtTAAAAACAACCTTctaacacaccagcgaattcacacaggagagaaaccgtatctctgttctgactgtgggaagagtttccgtgtTAAACACAACCTTctaacacaccagcgaattcacacaggagagaaaccgtatctctgttctgactgtgggaagagtttccgtgtTAAACACAACCTTctaacacaccagcgaattcacacaggagagaaaccgtatctctgctctgactgtgggaagagtttcagtcggtcacaCAGCCTTgaatcacaccagcgaattcacacaggagagaaaccgtatcgctgctctgactgtgggaagggtTTCAGAGATTCAGGagacctgaaaaaacaccagcgaattcacagaagaGAGAAGCCTTAA